Within Dysgonomonas sp. HDW5A, the genomic segment CCCGATGAAAGATAGGAGTATAACCTTATTTCCCAAGAGAGCAAAACATTGTGCAAAGGTCGAACTTTCGCCTTCCTCATCGGTTTCAGAGATGGATGTCATACTCAGCAGTAAAGTAGCTAATATGGCTATTACCATAAAGATAGGGAATAAAAATTTCCAGTCGCCTAACGATGCTGCCGCCCATGCTGCAATAATAGGAGCCATAAAAGAAGCTATTGCTTTTACAAACTGACCGAAAGTAAGTGTACTTGCCAACTTATCACCACTCACGATATTGGATAATAAGGGGTTTAGTGAAACCTGCATCAATGTATTTCCAATACCTAATAACGAGAACGAAACAAGCATAGAGGCATAAGAATAACTTACAAAAGGCAGCAATAAAGCCAACGATGTTACTGCTAAACTGATTATAACAGTTTTGCGTCTCCCGATTTTATTCATCAGCATTCCTGTTGGAACCGAAAATATCAGGAACCAAAAGAATACCATCGACGGAAATATATTTGCTTCTGTTTCTGACAACGAGAAATCTGCTTTAACATAGTTCGTGGCAATTCCGACCAGATCAACAAATCCCATGGCAAAGAATGCCAGCATAAGGGGGAGTAACTTGATATATATACTTTTTTCTTTCATCTTATTTTAATTCATAGATGTTGATATTCTCTACTGTAACATTTCCTTCCGATTCAAAAACCAACGAATTATAAGGCTCTGACGGAAACATGGTATTTGTCTGTACCAGCTCACCATCGTTTATAAACAATTCAGATGAAGCCTTATCAATAAGTAGTCTTATTTTATACGTATCTTTTTTCACCAAAGGAGCTTTTATTTCAGCAGATGCAAAATTTTTACTGAAATCGGACAATCCACTGTTGGATCTGTCTACAAGCAGTTTATCTTGTGCTAAATCGAAAGTAAATTTAAGATTTTCGCCTTTCTTATTGACTAATTTGAAATTGAAATTGGCAGTAGCTTTAATGGTCATTTCTATTTCATAAGCTCCCTGATTATCTTTCAATAATCGGTCAATTGTATAAGTTTTATCCACAGTAAAATCTAATACTTTTTCTGTAGCTCTTCTCAATTCGGCAATTTCTTTTACCGGAGCATTGGCTACCACAAGATGCTTTCCATTATTTGCAAGAGTCAATTCACGAGGAACCGTCATCGCATTACGGAAATTAACCGTAGGTACATGGTTGGTATAATCCCAATTACTCATCCATCCAATAAATACACGCCTGTTATCAGGAGCATCAGACCAAGTAACACCTGCATAATTATCGCGTCCATAATCCAACCAAAGAGGATATGGTAAATTATCTGCTTTAAAGGTTTTACCATCAAAATCTCCGATAAAATACTGTGTTGCACTGCCACCGTTAGGTCCTCCTGGATTAATACTTACAAATAATACCCATTTGGTTTGTCCGTTATAGGTAAGCGGAAATAAATCAGGACATTCCCATACTCCGCCATGATCGCCTATGCCTTCGCCAAACTCACTTAGTTTACTCCATTCTTTCAGATTTTTCGATCCATAGAAAGTAATGGTCTGTGTAGTTGCCAATGACATTACCCATTGGTTTGTACCTTGATGCCAAAACACTTTTGGATCACGAAAATCAACAAAATTAAGATCCGACAATACCGGATTTTTATCGTATTTAGTGAATGTACGCCCATTATCCAAACTATAAGCAATACTCTGTGTCTGAATACGTCCTGCCGATGTATAAATAGCTACCATCGCATTTTTGCCGAATCCTGCCGTATTATTTTTATCAATCACAGCACTTCCCGAGAATATCGTACCCAATGAATCGGGAGCTATAGCCACAGGCAGATATTCCCATTTCTTCAGATCTTTACTAACTGTATGCCCCCAGTTCATATTTCCCCACATCGATCCATATGGATTGTGTTGAAAGTACAGATGGTATTCGCCATTGTGATACACCATTCCGTTAGGATCATTAGTCCATCCGTATTGAGGTGAAAAATGGTAAAGCGGACGGTATTTCTCATTATAATCGAAATCAAAAGTATCTGATTGCTTAATTTGAGAATATCCTATATCACTATTTTTTACATGAGCGAATAAGAGTGTTAACTCTTGCCCTTTATATTGTTCTACATTTATAGGCGCCCAATAGTCGATCTTTGTTTGTGCAACACGTATACTCAAAAGAGGACTTACTGCTTTACCATCTTGTTCCAAATAAATTTGCGACTCGGGTCCTCTATCTTCAATAGGCACAAGCAGGTATTTTTTATCTATCTTGAACGATAGGCGATGGTCTACCATAATATTACTTTTAGGAGTGTTACTCATTTCTATCTGGTCTACGAGAATATGTCCCCAACCACCTCTTTGGTTGTCGACAATCTTTATAACGGCTTTTTTCCCTTTATAGTTTTTCACATCCCATGTCATCCAGAGTAATGATTCGGTTTCGACAATCGATCTGGATACGTATACACTTTTACCTTCGACCAATAATTCTATATAAGTATCGGCATGCATACCACCACCTATCAGGTAATTGATATAATCGCGTTCGATAGTAAATTCAGGTGAGATAAGAGTACCTCGCGAATCGTCGCCACCGTGATAACTGTTTGCTAAACGCTTCCCTTCGAATCCTTTTACTTCCTGCTGTCCGGGAAGACTCCCTTCTGCGGGACTCGTACCGAAGGCCTCGCCCTCAACGGTCCAATTCTTATACGAATCGCTTTCAAAATCTTCAATTACAATATCAGATTTTGTTGAGCAACCGATTAAAGAAAGAAGCCCTAAACAAAAAATTGATTTAAAATATATTTTCATAATTTCTATGTATGTGTTCTACTGCCTTATTTTGATAAGTTGAGATTCGAGAATGTTACTTCTCCATTATCCGAGAATATACCCCATGGGTTCCTATTCATTTTATATATACGGTTTGTAAATGCTGTTTGATGATTGACATACACTACACAAATCGAATTTTCGACCATGATGGTCACATCAAATTCTTTATTATCAGGAACATTTAGTTTTACATTATCAATACGCAAAGGATCTTCGCCATAAACCCGTCTTTCTAATCTTAATTGATGCTTCTCCAAATCAAACACAACGGCATATACTTCTCTGCGATTGCCACACGAGCCGAATTCGAATCCAAAGCTATTGGATGTTGTAGCCTTTACTTTAGAAGATATTTTGTAAGTCCCCTCTTGTCTGTCAAAAACTGAAACAGCTTGTTCGCTCGAAGCTTTCAATGTAAATGAATTAGATTCTATGTTAGTATTAACCGAACTAGTCCTATTTAAGTTCTGACTATTAATTAATTTATCATTTAAACCATGAGGGAATGTTACTGTTATCGTTCCATCCGCATATTGAATAAGCTTGTGAGTAATTAAAGAGCCAGCCCAATCAAAGTTGGTATAATCACTATGATTTTCTCTTGTGGGACACCATCCCGATATATAACGGTCTGTTCCATCCGCACCTGTTTTACCTGCATAAAATGCTATCCCATCCAAAGCACTGTTAGCAGGAATAGTCCATGCTCCTGTTGTACCTTTTCGGAATTGATAATGTACTTTACGATCATCAATATTCGAATAAATGAGGTATTGATAGTCACCCATTGTAAATACATCGGGACATTCGAGCATAAAAGTGTTCGGATCATCATAAAATGGTTCTATCAATTGCCAGTTTCTCAGATCGGTCGAGGTATATTGAGCAATAACCGCCCGCCATGAACCTTTATAATCGGCACGTGTACTAATCAGCATTCTGAAAGTTCCCGAGGCTTGGTCTTTTATGATTAACGGATCGCGGAATTCGTTACGATCATAGCCATCTGATGCAGCCAGAAGGAAAGACGGATCTTTAGTCCACGTATTCAAATCGGTAGATGTAGCCAACATAATTTTCTCACGAGGATCAAGCTCTCCATTATGCCCTGTATAAAATGCATAATATACTCCGTTATGTTTAAATACACTTCCGGTTCCCAATGCACGATCTTGTTGCTCAACTGTTCCCGTAGGAATCATTTCTCCATTATCTGTAAATGATGAAAAATTATCTGTAGTTGCCTTATACCAAGGATGAAAAGTCGGCGAACCGTCTCTTGCATCGTGAAGATAGAAGATATGGAATTTTCCATTTTCATAAAAAGGCATAGGATCTCCCACCCACCCTTTTGCGGGTTTAAAAAATGCCGAATAGGTTGAATACAAATCATTCACATCGTAGCAAGTAGGAGCTCCGGCTTCTGCCGATCTGGGGTCGTTACTTACATAATCCATATTATTATTGCATCCTGTCAAACCAATGAGACATAAGGATATACTAAAAAAATGAGTTCTGATTTTCATGGTTTTATAAAATTTGAATGGTTAAGGTCACAGACCTATTTATTTACTTTACAGTATTTACTTTAATAAATAGTTGAATATATTAGATGTCAGAGTTTCGATATTTCCTTTATAAGGATTTACTATAGAGCCGTCTTCGTTGTACCAATCATACGATTCGACTCCGATACATATTGTAATTCCCGAAGTATTGACTTTTGGATATTCAAACATAACAGAACGTCCTTTCAATTGGTCGTCCCAATGGTAGCTGGCCAAATTGATTGCTCCATTCTTTGTAGTCCACAAAGGAATATTGTTCGCATAATCTCCCCATTCGAAATTCCAGATAGCATTGTGTCCTTTGGCTTTTACGCCTTTTCCTACTAAATATACCTTGTTGTTTACTCCTACAGGTTTCTGTAATCCGGCAAATATCGGGTGCGATTCGTTTCCGGTAAAACATAGTCCCCAATCATCACCTACTACAAAAGCATCATTACCATCACCCCACATATTATTTACAGCTTTTCCGTCTTTAGCTATGCCCAATGTCGAAACATACTGCACAGCCCATGAAGAGAAGAAAAAAGAACCACCATTTTGGTAATATGTCTTGAGACTTGTAACCACAGTCGGCTCCAAAGCTCCTGTTAGCAGGGCTTGTGTATTCCCATCGGAATGCCACCATATCGCTGCAAAATTTGCTAAGTCTTTGCCATTCTTAATATCATTAAAAGAGACATATTCAAAATCGGGAACATTAGCAGCAAACCAATCGTAAGCAGCCTTTTCGTCCATATTTTCTATTGAAGAAGCATTGTTTGCCACACCTAAGAAAGCAATCGGTTTTATATCTACTTTTTCTACAGTTATTATATAAGGGAACGTTTCATTCATATAAGACAGAGTGTAGGTTACAGGATTTGTAAAATCGACTGCCGTTCCCTGCGCAGGTGTTACAGTTGCTCCGCTGGTAATTACAAATTCGGGAGTTAACTTGGTTACGTCTTCCGACTTTGGATATCTTACATGAACGGTTCTCTTGTCATTATCAATCGTTCCTTTGTATTTTCCGATGCTGAAACTTAGTATTTCACCTTTGATATGAGAAGCCACCACCATATAATCTTTATACAGATTACCGTTTGTTACTCTGAACTTTGTTGCTTTCGATAAATCCATCGCTTCATTGCCGGCAGGGTTTATAACTGCCCTATCCGATAATGTAATTTGCGGTGTTAACTTTGTCAGATCAGTTCCCAAAGGCAATAATATCTGTACTGTCCCATTCTCATCGTTAATAGTTCCGTCTGTCCCGTTTATGGAGAAAGATTCTATTCTTACTCCTCCCGACAAATCGAGATTTTGACGGTCATCATCGCTGCAAGCAATGAATCCCAAGCAAAAAATCAGGGAAAAGATAAAAGGCAATATTTTATTTATTCTTTTTTTCATTGTATCCTTATTTTTTAGTTTTCATGGCTATAATAGCCTTTAGTTACTTTACAAACCAAAGTAATAGAAAAGGTCTGCGACCTTACCAGCCATAGTTTTGTTTGTATATTCCGTTTACAAAGTTGATTTGCTGTTGAGGGATCGGAATATATTCATTCTTGCTTTTTGTAAAATTGCCACTTCTCAAGAATGACCGTCTTGATGATTCTGTTTTGAAGTAGGCATTTATCACCTGATCGGCAATACCCCAACGAACCAAGTCGAAGAAACGACTTCCTTCCATTGCAAACTCAAGGCGACGTTCCCAACGCAAAGCTTGGCGGGCAAAATCGTTCGACCATGTACAGTTAACTCCCGGTTGATAAAGTGAGACGCTCAATTTAGGTGCATAATCAATCATATCGGTACTGCGTTGTGCTCTTTCTCTTATTTGATTGATAAGCGGTAAGGCTTCATTATGACGTCCTAATTCTATTAAAGCTTCGGCACGCATTAAAATAGCGTCTGCATAACGGATAATGATTCTGTTTTTAGAGTTTCCGTAGAATGGGGCAACATTCACAAAGCAATCACACGAAGGATCAACGTTTTCTTTCAAAGACGCATAATATCCATATACGGTAGGATTACGGTTCCATCCTTCTTCATAAATCAATTCTTTATTGTATTTATAAGGGAATCCGGGCATAGCGACAGTATGGAATAAACGTGGATCAGCAGTGTTTGCTTTCGAATCATAGTTCGTATTATCGAACGAATCGAACATAGGTAATCCTGTTTTATCTGTTTTATAAGCATTCACCAAGTTTTGACTCGGTTTGTGAAAATCACAACAGCCAACCCCCATAGGTACTGATAATACATCGCCCCAATTTAACCGACCGAACATAGTTCCGTCGTCAATTGAATACTGTACTGCAAATAACGATTCTTTACCATTTTGATATGCTCCCGGTAAGAAGTTATATGCAAAATCATATTCTAAACCATATCCCGAGTTAAGAACTTTCTCTGTGTATTTAAGAACTTCCTCTAAATCGGCACGGTTTATTTCTGTTAAATTATTTCTTTCATCCTGTCTGTA encodes:
- a CDS encoding MFS transporter codes for the protein MKEKSIYIKLLPLMLAFFAMGFVDLVGIATNYVKADFSLSETEANIFPSMVFFWFLIFSVPTGMLMNKIGRRKTVIISLAVTSLALLLPFVSYSYASMLVSFSLLGIGNTLMQVSLNPLLSNIVSGDKLASTLTFGQFVKAIASFMAPIIAAWAAASLGDWKFLFPIFMVIAILATLLLSMTSISETDEEGESSTFAQCFALLGNKVILLSFIGIMCHVGIDVGTNVTAPKILMERLGMTLDAAGYATSVYFLFRTIGCFTGAFVLARFSAKKFFMMSVALMVLAIIGLFMFHNLTMIYICIALIGLGNSNIFPIILSQALLYMPDKKNEVSGLMIMGLFGGTVFPLLMGLMTDLLSSQTGALLILAVGIFYLVLMSFKLKEKA
- a CDS encoding RagB/SusD family nutrient uptake outer membrane protein, with amino-acid sequence MKKIKYIAVLFAAMVMVSSCDFLNDDPQGILSDEQVKGPDQVEGLVTAAYSSLGNDHYDKPFSLWPYGNVRSDDAYKGGNDENDISAFHFYEIAQNIKTDFGEADGLWFYSYKAISRTNTALSVLKTVSTNDVPLRDTRMGEMYFLRGHFYFILKTVFGHIPFVDEDLPIDDYDKVDNKLSNDEQWAWIVSDFQKAYDLLPEKQDQLGRANKIAAAAYLAKANLYRAYRQDERNNLTEINRADLEEVLKYTEKVLNSGYGLEYDFAYNFLPGAYQNGKESLFAVQYSIDDGTMFGRLNWGDVLSVPMGVGCCDFHKPSQNLVNAYKTDKTGLPMFDSFDNTNYDSKANTADPRLFHTVAMPGFPYKYNKELIYEEGWNRNPTVYGYYASLKENVDPSCDCFVNVAPFYGNSKNRIIIRYADAILMRAEALIELGRHNEALPLINQIRERAQRSTDMIDYAPKLSVSLYQPGVNCTWSNDFARQALRWERRLEFAMEGSRFFDLVRWGIADQVINAYFKTESSRRSFLRSGNFTKSKNEYIPIPQQQINFVNGIYKQNYGW
- a CDS encoding glycoside hydrolase family 32 protein, with amino-acid sequence MKIRTHFFSISLCLIGLTGCNNNMDYVSNDPRSAEAGAPTCYDVNDLYSTYSAFFKPAKGWVGDPMPFYENGKFHIFYLHDARDGSPTFHPWYKATTDNFSSFTDNGEMIPTGTVEQQDRALGTGSVFKHNGVYYAFYTGHNGELDPREKIMLATSTDLNTWTKDPSFLLAASDGYDRNEFRDPLIIKDQASGTFRMLISTRADYKGSWRAVIAQYTSTDLRNWQLIEPFYDDPNTFMLECPDVFTMGDYQYLIYSNIDDRKVHYQFRKGTTGAWTIPANSALDGIAFYAGKTGADGTDRYISGWCPTRENHSDYTNFDWAGSLITHKLIQYADGTITVTFPHGLNDKLINSQNLNRTSSVNTNIESNSFTLKASSEQAVSVFDRQEGTYKISSKVKATTSNSFGFEFGSCGNRREVYAVVFDLEKHQLRLERRVYGEDPLRIDNVKLNVPDNKEFDVTIMVENSICVVYVNHQTAFTNRIYKMNRNPWGIFSDNGEVTFSNLNLSK
- a CDS encoding GH32 C-terminal domain-containing protein, with the translated sequence MKIYFKSIFCLGLLSLIGCSTKSDIVIEDFESDSYKNWTVEGEAFGTSPAEGSLPGQQEVKGFEGKRLANSYHGGDDSRGTLISPEFTIERDYINYLIGGGMHADTYIELLVEGKSVYVSRSIVETESLLWMTWDVKNYKGKKAVIKIVDNQRGGWGHILVDQIEMSNTPKSNIMVDHRLSFKIDKKYLLVPIEDRGPESQIYLEQDGKAVSPLLSIRVAQTKIDYWAPINVEQYKGQELTLLFAHVKNSDIGYSQIKQSDTFDFDYNEKYRPLYHFSPQYGWTNDPNGMVYHNGEYHLYFQHNPYGSMWGNMNWGHTVSKDLKKWEYLPVAIAPDSLGTIFSGSAVIDKNNTAGFGKNAMVAIYTSAGRIQTQSIAYSLDNGRTFTKYDKNPVLSDLNFVDFRDPKVFWHQGTNQWVMSLATTQTITFYGSKNLKEWSKLSEFGEGIGDHGGVWECPDLFPLTYNGQTKWVLFVSINPGGPNGGSATQYFIGDFDGKTFKADNLPYPLWLDYGRDNYAGVTWSDAPDNRRVFIGWMSNWDYTNHVPTVNFRNAMTVPRELTLANNGKHLVVANAPVKEIAELRRATEKVLDFTVDKTYTIDRLLKDNQGAYEIEMTIKATANFNFKLVNKKGENLKFTFDLAQDKLLVDRSNSGLSDFSKNFASAEIKAPLVKKDTYKIRLLIDKASSELFINDGELVQTNTMFPSEPYNSLVFESEGNVTVENINIYELK
- a CDS encoding DUF4960 domain-containing protein, with product MKKRINKILPFIFSLIFCLGFIACSDDDRQNLDLSGGVRIESFSINGTDGTINDENGTVQILLPLGTDLTKLTPQITLSDRAVINPAGNEAMDLSKATKFRVTNGNLYKDYMVVASHIKGEILSFSIGKYKGTIDNDKRTVHVRYPKSEDVTKLTPEFVITSGATVTPAQGTAVDFTNPVTYTLSYMNETFPYIITVEKVDIKPIAFLGVANNASSIENMDEKAAYDWFAANVPDFEYVSFNDIKNGKDLANFAAIWWHSDGNTQALLTGALEPTVVTSLKTYYQNGGSFFFSSWAVQYVSTLGIAKDGKAVNNMWGDGNDAFVVGDDWGLCFTGNESHPIFAGLQKPVGVNNKVYLVGKGVKAKGHNAIWNFEWGDYANNIPLWTTKNGAINLASYHWDDQLKGRSVMFEYPKVNTSGITICIGVESYDWYNEDGSIVNPYKGNIETLTSNIFNYLLK